In Polaribacter sp. L3A8, a genomic segment contains:
- a CDS encoding lipoprotein signal peptidase yields the protein MSKKNLAILTISIAIILDQIIKIYVKTHFVLGEEVVVFNWFKIHFVENNGMAMGFEFGGKAGKLFLTLFRLVAVTGIIYWLVQNIKKKVHNAVIIAIGLIFSGAVGNIIDSVFYGVIFDGSSHKVATLFADKPYGELFHGRVVDMFYFPLWEGVLPGWIPVIGGEFFTFFQYIFNPADAFISVGVALLFLFSKQAFPKEEIVKE from the coding sequence ATGTCAAAAAAGAATCTTGCTATTCTAACTATAAGTATCGCAATTATTTTAGATCAGATTATAAAAATATATGTAAAAACGCACTTTGTTTTAGGAGAAGAAGTTGTTGTTTTTAATTGGTTTAAAATTCATTTTGTAGAAAACAACGGAATGGCAATGGGGTTTGAGTTTGGTGGTAAAGCAGGGAAACTTTTTTTAACACTTTTTAGATTGGTTGCCGTAACAGGAATTATTTATTGGTTGGTACAAAATATCAAGAAAAAAGTACACAACGCTGTTATTATTGCTATCGGATTAATTTTTTCTGGGGCAGTTGGTAATATTATAGATTCTGTTTTTTACGGAGTTATTTTTGATGGGTCTAGCCATAAAGTAGCGACACTTTTTGCAGACAAACCTTATGGAGAATTATTTCATGGTAGAGTAGTAGATATGTTTTATTTTCCCTTATGGGAAGGCGTTTTACCAGGTTGGATCCCTGTAATAGGAGGAGAGTTCTTTACTTTCTTTCAGTATATCTTTAACCCAGCAGATGCTTTTATAAGTGTTGGTGTTGCTTTGTTGTTTCTTTTTAGCAAGCAAGCTTTTCCTAAAGAAGAGATTGTAAAAGAATAA
- a CDS encoding DUF4230 domain-containing protein, whose product MRFLKYLIVFFVGFFIAKFWCYKKEEHHKQEEIQVVVNSIKNLSKLVVSKGTFSEVYNYSDSKKYFYDYLSFDKKAIVTVNAVVEVGYDLSKIEIQIDSVGKKIIINKIPTQEVIISPDIKYFDLQQSQFNVFSKEELNKINQKSIEKIKQTIEVTDLKEKSKTRLFEELSKLYLLSAIYNWQVVDNTSSGFFNDFIKVKD is encoded by the coding sequence ATGCGCTTTCTAAAATACCTTATTGTTTTTTTTGTTGGATTTTTTATCGCCAAGTTTTGGTGCTATAAAAAGGAGGAACACCACAAACAAGAAGAAATACAAGTGGTTGTAAACTCTATTAAAAACTTAAGCAAGTTAGTTGTTTCTAAGGGAACTTTCTCTGAAGTTTATAATTATTCTGATTCTAAAAAATATTTTTACGATTATCTTTCTTTTGATAAAAAAGCAATTGTTACTGTTAATGCAGTTGTAGAGGTTGGTTACGATTTATCTAAAATAGAAATTCAAATAGATTCTGTGGGTAAGAAAATCATCATCAATAAAATACCAACTCAAGAAGTTATTATTTCTCCTGATATTAAATATTTCGATTTACAACAAAGTCAGTTTAATGTTTTTTCTAAAGAAGAATTGAATAAAATTAATCAAAAAAGTATTGAGAAGATTAAACAAACAATTGAAGTAACGGATTTAAAAGAAAAATCAAAAACAAGATTGTTTGAAGAGTTATCTAAACTATACCTACTTTCTGCAATTTACAATTGGCAAGTGGTAGATAATACGAGTTCTGGTTTTTTTAATGATTTTATAAAGGTTAAAGATTAA